The Deinococcota bacterium sequence GATCCCGACCGGGCCGTTTAGCTTGAGGTCGCCGTACCTTCCCGGCTCACCCGCGTAGATCCCGCCCTCTTCGCCGAGCGTCCCCACGAGCTCTGGCGCGCCGGAAACGTCGTAGATCAAAATCTGCTGCCTCGGCCCGTCTTCGGCGACGAGGAGCCGCCCCTCGTTGTCGACGGCCAACGCCGCCGGGTTCACCACGTCAGTTATCCGAGCGTCTTGGAGTTCCCCGTCCAAGGCGAGCTTCCTGATGGTGCGGGTGGTGGTGGTGCTGGTGACGCGGCCTGAAAAGGCCTCGCCGTCTCGGGCGTTGCCGATGTCTTGACCCTGCCACGAGGCGAGGTCCCCGACGTTATCGAACTCGACGCTGCTGAGGGCGCCTTCGCTATGGCTGCTGACCGCCAGCCCGAGATAAACTTCCTCAGCCAGCCCCAGCGCCGCCTCGCCGACCTCGGTCCAGGAACCCTCGCTGCCGTCCTCTGAAACGTAGCCGGTCAGGGTGTCGCCGCGGCGCTCGAGCCTCACCCAATAGGGCGCCCTGGCGCCGTCGCCGGGGGTGCTGCTCTGGGAGCCCTCGCCCGCCGCGGCGCGCCAGATAAAGGTGCTGCCGTTGCCGGGGGTAAGGGCCATGAGGGTGTGCGGCGAGCCGGGGTCCAGGGTTTCGCGGACCATCACGCCCGCCTTGGCCCACGCGTGGGTGTTTTCCTGCCGGGCCACTCGAGCGCTCAGCACGGCGTCGCCTGTAACCTGCCGGTAGAGGTAGTAAAAGCCGTCGGCGCTGTCCCAGATGTCCGAGCCGGCCCCCGCCACGGTGAGGGTGCCGTCCTCGGCGATCTCCCGGTCGATGACCTCCTCGACCACCCACAAGGCGCCATCCTCACCGACGCTCAAGGGCCCCGGGCGCGAAATGGGGAGGTCGCGCTTATGGGTCATGGTGGCGGCGTCGTAGACGCGTATCCTGTCGCCGTCGGTGTCGCTGGCAAAGAGCTCGCCGTGGTGGTAGGCGAGCCCTCGGATATGCCCCCGCTCGCTCACGACGAGGCCGTCGCCGGAGGGTCCCTCGCCCCCTTCAAAGGGGCTGGCGCTGTAGTCGGACTTGTTAAAGCGCCGCACGGCGTAGCCGCCGTCGAGCGTCGCCGCGACGTAGATGTGGGCGTCGTCGCCGGTCACCGCGTAGCCGCCGGTGCCGTGAAGGCCGGGGAGCCGGCCTACTACCTGGCCGTCGCGGTAGACGCCCGCCTCGCGGGCGTCTTCGTCCCAGATGCTGTTGGTGTAGACGGAGCCGTCCTCATCGACCCACATAGCATTGATCGTCCCCTGCACCCACGCCCCCGCTCCCGCGTCGGCGGTGTCGCCGAACCAAGAGGTGGTGTGGCGCATGGTGAAGGCGATCCGCTCCTCTCCCTGT is a genomic window containing:
- a CDS encoding DUF1349 domain-containing protein; this translates as MTAFIVTLLLTTHFGSVVTAQEAPQEQAQGEERIAFTMRHTTSWFGDTADAGAGAWVQGTINAMWVDEDGSVYTNSIWDEDAREAGVYRDGQVVGRLPGLHGTGGYAVTGDDAHIYVAATLDGGYAVRRFNKSDYSASPFEGGEGPSGDGLVVSERGHIRGLAYHHGELFASDTDGDRIRVYDAATMTHKRDLPISRPGPLSVGEDGALWVVEEVIDREIAEDGTLTVAGAGSDIWDSADGFYYLYRQVTGDAVLSARVARQENTHAWAKAGVMVRETLDPGSPHTLMALTPGNGSTFIWRAAAGEGSQSSTPGDGARAPYWVRLERRGDTLTGYVSEDGSEGSWTEVGEAALGLAEEVYLGLAVSSHSEGALSSVEFDNVGDLASWQGQDIGNARDGEAFSGRVTSTTTTRTIRKLALDGELQDARITDVVNPAALAVDNEGRLLVAEDGPRQQILIYDVSGAPELVGTLGEEGGIYAGEPGRYGDLKLNGPVGI